A genomic segment from Sulfitobacter pacificus encodes:
- a CDS encoding DUF6931 family protein, with protein MAPHDHAPPAEPDKTQPPLAALRYATPAELYAKMPHVSQLTLHRPTVTERAIEYLYRLRASTTPEEAVTYTAFATMPKMGVWWGYECLRLSGEDLSAQDRQMMELVANWTQYPDNENRYRAMKAALYAPVRTPATYLGLAVGWSGGSIAPNDPAGVPAHRGPKALNTAVLSCLAQSDLQSRPIRLARFIDQSEVLYHAS; from the coding sequence ATGGCCCCTCATGATCATGCGCCCCCTGCTGAACCGGACAAGACCCAGCCGCCGCTGGCTGCGCTGCGCTATGCCACACCCGCCGAACTATATGCTAAAATGCCGCATGTTTCTCAGCTAACGTTGCACCGCCCCACAGTTACAGAGCGGGCGATAGAATACCTGTATCGGTTACGGGCGTCGACCACACCGGAAGAGGCGGTGACCTATACGGCGTTTGCGACGATGCCAAAAATGGGCGTGTGGTGGGGCTATGAATGTCTGCGCCTGTCCGGAGAGGATCTGAGCGCACAAGACCGTCAGATGATGGAGCTTGTGGCGAATTGGACGCAATACCCGGATAATGAAAACCGCTACCGCGCGATGAAGGCTGCACTTTATGCGCCGGTGCGGACGCCGGCCACATATCTTGGGTTGGCCGTGGGCTGGTCCGGTGGATCAATCGCTCCCAATGATCCTGCAGGGGTGCCCGCACATCGCGGCCCCAAGGCGCTGAATACCGCGGTACTTTCCTGCCTTGCACAGTCCGACCTGCAATCGCGGCCCATCCGTCTGGCGCGGTTCATCGATCAGTCCGAAGTGCTGTATCATGCGAGCTAG
- a CDS encoding PAAR domain-containing protein: MSSKPLAILGMMHVCPKVAPGPRPHVGGPVISAGQSHVKFNGIPWAVEGGAALCTGLPGPDKHKKGSSKVKINGKGVMRIGDSTGHGGKIVTGVPVIKVC; the protein is encoded by the coding sequence ATGAGTAGCAAACCCCTTGCCATCCTCGGTATGATGCATGTTTGTCCCAAGGTTGCACCGGGCCCGCGGCCGCATGTCGGCGGGCCGGTGATCAGCGCCGGTCAAAGCCACGTCAAGTTCAATGGCATCCCTTGGGCCGTCGAAGGCGGCGCGGCGCTTTGTACCGGTTTGCCGGGACCTGATAAGCATAAAAAAGGGTCATCGAAGGTCAAAATCAACGGCAAGGGTGTGATGCGCATTGGCGACAGCACCGGCCACGGCGGCAAGATTGTCACGGGGGTGCCGGTGATCAAAGTGTGCTGA
- a CDS encoding VOC family protein, producing the protein MSKMNAVAWFDIYVDDLDRAVDFYETVLGQKLEAMGDPTGETQMMSFPADMGAYGAAGALTKSPHASPGVGGTIIYFATQDCAIEQARVEAAGGKVIRPKFSIGEYGWVALCQDTEGNMFGLNSMQ; encoded by the coding sequence ATGAGTAAGATGAACGCGGTGGCCTGGTTTGATATCTACGTGGACGATCTGGATCGGGCTGTAGATTTTTACGAAACTGTGCTTGGTCAAAAGCTGGAAGCGATGGGTGATCCAACTGGTGAAACCCAGATGATGAGCTTTCCTGCCGATATGGGTGCTTATGGGGCCGCAGGAGCCTTGACCAAATCGCCCCATGCTTCCCCAGGGGTGGGCGGCACCATCATCTATTTCGCAACCCAAGATTGTGCAATTGAACAAGCACGGGTCGAGGCGGCTGGCGGCAAGGTGATCCGGCCAAAGTTCTCGATCGGGGAATACGGTTGGGTTGCGCTTTGTCAGGATACCGAAGGCAATATGTTCGGCCTGAACTCAATGCAGTGA
- a CDS encoding amidohydrolase has translation MADIVIQNGRLITFNGPDQQALAITDGLITAVGSTADMAPHLAGAEVIDAEGATVLPGFIDSHVHLFQGAVEATWVKLFGIRSKDKIAEAVRARSKAQPEDKIIFAIGMSHGCMDGAEPDRHHMDDILRDRPFAAMHAGHHTVWANTKALEAAGILDGADVPDGCEVVMGEDGKATGVLNEVGAFGPVLRLTASGARELAGYETGSNPVPAPSAAEREADKTLIELSLKQIASKGITGLHNMDGNFYQLELLAALEAEGRLTARTEVPMHFKNFDSIDRLSEAADMRSQYSGDMVWSNRVKMFMDGVIESRTAVMTRPYTDTGTLADPLFSQPFFDEVCTKADAMDLQIAVHSIGDGAVHRVLNGYEAARRANGPRDSRHRIEHIEVLLPSDLPRFAELGVVASIQPPHGPGGGYFDFGDAEDSILRAEELGWNYPMRRLLEAGAKVILNTDWPVVPIDVLPSIHAAVVGKDLPAPWVDDRLTLRQALAAYTRDNAWVEFNESRKGRLSAGMMGDVVILDRDIEAAPLNQLNQAKVRTTLLGGRIIYDRTSQNADFG, from the coding sequence TTGGCTGATATTGTCATCCAGAATGGCCGCCTCATTACTTTCAACGGCCCCGACCAGCAAGCTCTGGCCATTACGGACGGACTTATCACAGCTGTCGGATCAACTGCCGACATGGCCCCGCACCTCGCCGGAGCCGAAGTGATTGACGCAGAAGGTGCCACCGTTCTGCCAGGGTTTATCGACAGCCATGTGCATCTATTTCAAGGTGCGGTCGAGGCCACCTGGGTCAAACTCTTCGGGATTCGCAGCAAAGACAAAATCGCCGAGGCAGTGCGCGCCCGCTCCAAGGCACAGCCGGAAGACAAGATCATCTTTGCCATCGGGATGAGCCACGGCTGCATGGACGGTGCGGAACCCGACCGGCATCACATGGACGATATCCTGCGCGACCGTCCATTCGCTGCGATGCATGCCGGGCACCATACAGTCTGGGCCAACACCAAAGCGCTGGAAGCGGCTGGCATTCTTGACGGGGCCGATGTGCCTGACGGCTGCGAAGTGGTCATGGGTGAAGATGGCAAGGCGACCGGTGTACTTAACGAGGTTGGTGCTTTTGGCCCGGTCCTACGCCTCACTGCCAGTGGTGCACGCGAGCTTGCCGGGTATGAAACCGGTAGTAACCCCGTGCCCGCACCCTCCGCTGCCGAGCGCGAAGCAGACAAGACCCTTATTGAACTTTCACTTAAACAGATTGCATCCAAAGGGATCACCGGCCTGCATAACATGGACGGCAATTTCTATCAGCTTGAATTGCTTGCCGCCCTTGAGGCCGAAGGCCGCCTTACGGCACGTACCGAAGTGCCCATGCATTTCAAGAATTTTGACAGTATCGACCGGCTGAGCGAGGCCGCAGATATGCGCAGCCAATATTCCGGCGATATGGTCTGGAGCAATCGGGTCAAGATGTTCATGGACGGTGTTATCGAGTCGCGCACGGCAGTAATGACACGTCCCTATACCGACACTGGCACCCTTGCCGATCCGCTGTTTTCGCAACCGTTTTTTGACGAGGTCTGCACCAAGGCCGACGCGATGGATTTGCAAATTGCGGTGCATTCGATTGGCGATGGTGCCGTGCATCGCGTGCTTAACGGGTATGAAGCCGCACGTCGTGCCAATGGTCCCCGCGACAGTCGCCACCGCATCGAACACATCGAGGTCCTTTTGCCCAGCGATCTGCCGCGCTTTGCCGAACTTGGCGTTGTAGCGTCGATCCAGCCGCCACATGGGCCGGGTGGGGGATACTTTGATTTTGGGGACGCTGAAGACAGTATTCTGCGTGCGGAAGAACTGGGGTGGAACTATCCAATGCGGCGACTTCTGGAAGCCGGGGCCAAAGTGATCCTCAACACCGACTGGCCAGTGGTTCCAATTGACGTGCTGCCATCAATACATGCCGCCGTGGTTGGGAAAGATCTTCCTGCACCCTGGGTTGATGACCGCCTCACACTGCGACAGGCGCTCGCGGCCTATACACGTGACAACGCCTGGGTAGAGTTCAATGAAAGCCGCAAGGGTCGGCTTAGCGCGGGGATGATGGGCGATGTGGTCATTCTGGACCGTGACATCGAAGCCGCCCCGCTGAATCAGCTTAATCAGGCAAAGGTCAGAACAACCCTTCTGGGTGGGCGGATCATTTATGATCGTACCAGCCAAAACGCAGATTTTGGTTGA
- a CDS encoding DUF4123 domain-containing protein yields the protein MDLPEFISPPPEKEAVELALDALIFEPLETDEVKRVEAKDEETPPLKAYLLLDASINPDIPVCAEAFSEPARCLFDGAAFEDLGDVGPWLVELRRYGDAWDWFVEDGYGQNWGIIIHSRLPLMRLKTQMKKFIKIEDEDGETYFFKYYRPQHLNTYLPTFDDSQRSSFLRGLDAIFAETHGDPKFLQRHKLRPDGTLQSRHVDLIETGMPLRIQPPSEEDVAQLLAKAAQDPATAG from the coding sequence ATGGATCTGCCTGAATTTATTTCCCCTCCCCCTGAAAAAGAAGCGGTAGAGCTGGCGCTGGATGCACTGATTTTCGAGCCGTTGGAAACTGATGAAGTCAAACGTGTAGAGGCCAAAGACGAAGAGACACCACCGCTTAAGGCCTATCTGCTACTGGATGCCTCGATCAATCCTGACATCCCGGTCTGCGCTGAAGCCTTTTCAGAGCCGGCGCGTTGTCTGTTTGACGGCGCGGCTTTTGAGGATCTTGGCGACGTCGGGCCATGGCTGGTGGAATTGCGGCGTTACGGCGATGCATGGGACTGGTTCGTCGAAGACGGCTATGGCCAGAACTGGGGGATCATCATCCACAGCCGCCTGCCACTGATGCGCCTGAAAACGCAGATGAAAAAATTCATCAAGATTGAGGATGAAGACGGCGAGACCTATTTCTTCAAATACTACCGTCCGCAGCATTTGAATACATATCTGCCCACCTTTGACGATAGCCAGCGGAGCAGTTTCCTGCGTGGGCTCGACGCGATCTTTGCCGAGACCCATGGCGATCCCAAATTTTTGCAGCGCCATAAACTCCGCCCCGACGGCACATTGCAAAGCCGCCATGTTGATCTGATTGAAACTGGCATGCCGCTGCGGATACAGCCCCCCTCTGAGGAGGATGTTGCCCAATTGCTGGCCAAAGCCGCACAAGATCCCGCAACCGCCGGTTAA
- a CDS encoding helix-turn-helix domain-containing protein, with the protein MYNPKGNGKEKTVREVQFVETEPPVHLQGIVHRFLKLNTHGPLPEDYRFHALPDACTYIVFDQLNRNIAGVSRLRAQSEEFNLGQMFHFINIRFLPGVWQGNPDQMIHGIVDAPYTGDLPLLEVNQKLSKQGFADSQTLLCELVEMLIAQKLVAPNPITEKIFQHLDDVMSVADMAELANLSPRQLQRTLKRTTGFAPHDFLKILRLQQSLNGSDTWSYADQSHFIHSFRKATGYTPGKYARKFDV; encoded by the coding sequence ATGTATAATCCCAAGGGCAACGGCAAAGAAAAGACAGTGCGCGAAGTGCAATTTGTCGAGACCGAACCGCCGGTCCATCTGCAGGGTATCGTGCACCGGTTTCTGAAGCTGAACACCCATGGTCCCTTGCCCGAGGACTATCGTTTTCACGCCCTGCCGGATGCCTGCACCTATATCGTCTTTGACCAGTTGAACCGCAACATTGCCGGGGTTTCCCGTCTTCGGGCACAGTCGGAAGAATTCAATCTGGGCCAGATGTTTCATTTCATTAACATCCGATTCCTTCCCGGTGTCTGGCAGGGAAATCCCGACCAGATGATCCATGGCATTGTCGATGCACCCTATACTGGTGATCTGCCACTGTTGGAGGTTAATCAAAAACTGTCCAAACAAGGTTTCGCAGACAGTCAGACCCTGCTTTGCGAATTGGTCGAGATGCTGATTGCGCAAAAGCTGGTTGCACCCAACCCAATCACCGAAAAAATATTCCAGCATCTGGATGATGTAATGAGCGTTGCGGATATGGCAGAACTGGCAAACCTGTCACCACGTCAGTTACAACGCACCCTCAAGCGCACCACCGGGTTTGCGCCACATGATTTCCTTAAGATACTGAGGTTACAGCAATCTTTGAACGGCAGTGACACCTGGTCCTATGCGGATCAAAGCCATTTCATCCACTCATTTCGAAAAGCGACAGGATATACACCGGGAAAATATGCCCGCAAATTTGATGTCTGA
- a CDS encoding type VI secretion system Vgr family protein, whose amino-acid sequence MNLILSQENRPAILTTMLGETELVLLRFTGQDAVNDLFEYRVEAVSLNPDIDLNALMGTHAHVAFSNQQHGPRYYDGIVTDAETLGVGDGGYLYSLTLRPWLWLADQRQNQRIFHNKTVVEIIEEVFGDWAEASQPLFDNRLLQDYPVLEYTVQFGETDRNFICRQMERFGINYCFDHQAGAHTLVMTDDPLSFSAIAGGTRDYYNSVEDHNADDEHFWDWRSGRGLTTGAVKLTDFNFKTPKAAMQVSQLSNRTHPHGQIESYAYPGDYLEAGTGKGLSQTRLKQIESADHRQRIVGNAPSLSSGLSLDLTGDDIPGRKPGTLICLEARHSYSANGYQSGGSGSDMASYSGEYVLTPVDAPILPPRNTYVPRIHGPQTAMVVGEGEIDCDEYGRILVHFHWDLQKAYSMRCRVLQHSAAGEYGGMVIPRIGMEAVVEFLEGDPDKPLVTGCVFNGKTDRPYSLPAHKTKHVIRADTHEGAGFNEISFEAQAGQENMAIHAQKDQTIRVLNDQSANISANRVEQIGANASLNVAANSMERVGANKNISVGGGGMGLLKMLMPLVQAGGKFMKKGANKAGSGAGVAGFAGIVAGVSDLPNELAAIAMKGQFTSSGGHRSAGGADQLGKGATMARLLQMIMPSSGTMNLTVEKYKKETVGAGSTEQVGLAKNVLVGNVLSTSVGKLMQTKVGEDYDLETKKSIFSRTRKHTLHAKDKFVIGGPGGTIIIDNSGITIKTKHLKVKSPKVDFTSGAPDQVDALKSDKPFAQDCKGK is encoded by the coding sequence ATGAATTTAATTCTTAGCCAAGAGAACCGGCCCGCCATCCTGACCACGATGTTGGGTGAAACCGAACTGGTGTTGCTGCGCTTTACCGGGCAGGACGCGGTTAACGATTTGTTCGAATATCGGGTCGAGGCGGTATCGCTGAACCCGGATATTGATCTGAACGCGCTGATGGGCACCCATGCGCATGTCGCGTTTTCCAACCAGCAGCATGGCCCGCGTTATTATGATGGCATCGTCACAGATGCAGAGACACTTGGCGTTGGCGATGGCGGTTATCTTTATTCGCTGACCTTGCGACCGTGGCTGTGGCTGGCGGATCAGCGTCAGAACCAGCGTATTTTCCACAATAAAACCGTGGTCGAGATTATTGAGGAAGTCTTTGGCGATTGGGCAGAGGCGTCGCAGCCCCTGTTCGATAACCGCCTTTTGCAGGATTACCCTGTTCTGGAATATACGGTGCAATTCGGCGAAACGGATCGCAATTTCATCTGCCGCCAGATGGAGCGTTTCGGGATCAACTATTGTTTTGATCATCAGGCGGGGGCGCATACGCTGGTGATGACAGACGATCCGCTGAGTTTCAGCGCTATCGCGGGGGGTACACGGGATTATTATAACTCGGTTGAGGATCATAATGCCGATGACGAACATTTCTGGGACTGGCGATCGGGCAGGGGGCTGACCACCGGCGCGGTGAAACTCACCGATTTCAACTTTAAAACACCTAAGGCCGCCATGCAGGTCAGCCAGCTGTCAAACCGGACCCATCCGCATGGGCAGATTGAATCCTATGCCTATCCCGGCGACTATCTTGAGGCGGGCACTGGCAAGGGCCTGTCTCAGACGCGGTTGAAGCAAATTGAATCCGCTGACCATCGGCAACGGATCGTCGGCAATGCCCCCTCCTTGTCCTCAGGTCTGTCGCTGGACCTGACGGGCGACGACATTCCCGGGCGCAAACCCGGCACGCTGATCTGTCTGGAGGCGCGGCACAGCTATTCCGCCAATGGCTATCAGTCAGGTGGATCGGGCAGTGATATGGCCTCTTACAGCGGTGAATATGTGCTGACCCCGGTGGATGCGCCGATCCTGCCGCCGCGCAACACTTATGTTCCGCGCATCCATGGGCCACAGACCGCTATGGTTGTGGGCGAGGGCGAGATTGACTGTGATGAATACGGGCGCATTCTGGTGCATTTCCACTGGGATTTGCAAAAAGCCTATTCAATGCGCTGCCGCGTCTTGCAGCATTCAGCGGCTGGTGAATATGGCGGCATGGTCATTCCACGCATTGGCATGGAAGCGGTGGTGGAGTTTCTGGAAGGCGATCCCGACAAACCGCTGGTGACCGGTTGTGTTTTCAACGGCAAAACCGACCGGCCCTACAGCCTGCCCGCGCATAAAACCAAACATGTGATCCGCGCGGATACCCACGAGGGGGCAGGCTTTAACGAGATCAGTTTTGAAGCGCAGGCCGGTCAGGAAAACATGGCAATCCATGCGCAAAAAGACCAGACGATCCGGGTGTTGAACGACCAAAGCGCCAATATCTCGGCCAACCGGGTGGAGCAGATCGGGGCCAATGCCTCGCTGAATGTTGCCGCGAACTCGATGGAGCGGGTCGGCGCGAACAAGAATATATCTGTCGGTGGCGGCGGCATGGGCCTGCTGAAAATGCTGATGCCATTGGTGCAGGCCGGTGGCAAATTCATGAAGAAAGGGGCCAATAAAGCAGGATCAGGGGCCGGTGTCGCGGGTTTTGCCGGGATCGTGGCCGGCGTGTCCGATTTGCCAAATGAACTGGCGGCCATTGCGATGAAGGGGCAATTCACCAGCTCTGGCGGCCATCGCAGCGCGGGTGGCGCGGATCAGCTGGGCAAGGGGGCCACCATGGCGCGGCTGTTGCAGATGATCATGCCATCCTCCGGGACGATGAACCTCACGGTTGAGAAATACAAAAAGGAAACCGTTGGTGCCGGATCAACCGAACAGGTGGGTCTGGCGAAAAACGTATTGGTGGGCAATGTTCTGTCAACCTCTGTGGGCAAGCTGATGCAGACCAAGGTGGGCGAAGATTACGATCTTGAAACAAAAAAATCCATTTTCAGCCGCACCCGCAAACATACGCTGCATGCCAAGGACAAGTTTGTGATCGGTGGCCCCGGTGGCACGATCATCATCGATAACAGCGGGATCACCATCAAAACCAAACATCTGAAAGTGAAATCCCCCAAGGTTGATTTCACATCCGGCGCGCCGGATCAGGTGGATGCCTTGAAATCAGACAAGCCGTTCGCGCAGGATTGTAAGGGAAAGTAA